Proteins co-encoded in one Inmirania thermothiophila genomic window:
- a CDS encoding branched-chain amino acid ABC transporter permease, producing MFYREAGQFKTSYAADQAIFPIAQDRWFIAALLAVAYVVVPLTADEYWFQALLIPFLVYSVAAIGLNILTGYCGQLSLGTGGFMAVGAYASYKLMTAFPELNLIVVFLLSGLITAAVGVLFGIPSLRIKGFYLAVATLAAQFFLVWLFNKVPWFYNYSATGQITVPEAALFGITLTGPAASPVAKYLFVLATVTALALFAKNLARSRTGRCWMAIRDMDIAAEIIGIRPLATKLTAFAVSSFYVGIAGALMFAVWLGSAEPTEAFNIDKSFLVLFMIIIGGLGTILGSFFGAAFMVVMPIALKNLMVDALGFSTGVAEHVQIMLMGALIVFFLIVEPHGMARLWQIGKEKLRLWPFPY from the coding sequence ATGTTCTATCGCGAGGCAGGGCAGTTCAAGACCAGCTACGCCGCCGACCAGGCCATCTTCCCCATCGCCCAGGACCGCTGGTTCATCGCCGCGCTGCTGGCGGTGGCCTACGTGGTCGTCCCCCTCACCGCCGACGAGTACTGGTTCCAGGCGCTGCTCATCCCCTTCCTGGTCTACTCGGTGGCCGCCATCGGCCTCAACATCCTCACCGGCTACTGCGGCCAGCTCTCCCTGGGCACGGGCGGCTTCATGGCCGTGGGCGCCTACGCGAGCTACAAGCTCATGACCGCCTTCCCGGAGCTCAACCTCATCGTCGTCTTCCTGCTCTCGGGGCTCATCACCGCGGCGGTGGGGGTCCTCTTCGGCATTCCCTCGCTCCGCATCAAGGGCTTCTACCTGGCGGTGGCGACCCTCGCGGCCCAGTTCTTCCTCGTCTGGCTCTTCAACAAGGTGCCGTGGTTCTACAACTACAGCGCCACCGGGCAGATCACGGTGCCGGAGGCGGCGCTGTTCGGCATCACCCTCACCGGGCCCGCCGCCTCGCCGGTGGCCAAGTACCTCTTCGTCCTGGCGACGGTGACGGCGCTTGCGCTCTTCGCCAAGAACCTCGCGCGCAGCCGCACGGGACGGTGCTGGATGGCTATCCGCGACATGGACATCGCCGCCGAGATCATCGGCATCCGTCCGCTGGCGACGAAGCTCACCGCCTTCGCCGTCTCCTCCTTCTACGTCGGCATCGCCGGGGCGCTGATGTTCGCGGTCTGGCTGGGCTCGGCCGAGCCCACCGAGGCCTTCAACATCGACAAGTCGTTCCTGGTCCTCTTCATGATCATCATCGGGGGCCTGGGCACCATCCTCGGCTCCTTCTTCGGCGCCGCCTTCATGGTGGTGATGCCCATCGCCCTCAAGAACCTCATGGTGGACGCGCTCGGCTTCTCCACCGGTGTGGCCGAGCACGTGCAGATCATGCTCATGGGGGCGCTCATCGTCTTCTTCCTGATCGTCGAGCCGCACGGAATGGCGCGGCTGTGGCAGATCGGCAAGGAGAAGCTGCGCCTGTGGCCGTTCCCGTACTGA
- a CDS encoding ABC transporter substrate-binding protein: MKLKTLLGGALAAAVLTGTASAELVIPTLDYRTGPYAPNGIPFANGYSDYFTLLNERDGGIEGVKIRLEPCETAYNTQKGVECYEKTKNVGSGALVYQPLSTGITYQLIPKVTEDRIPMHTMGYGRTSAANGRIFEWVFNFPLTYWDGATIAIQYIADQEGGFDRLRGKKIALVYHNSAYGKEPIRTLEVMAEKFGYKLLLLPVDHPGQEQKATWLQIRRERPDWVLMWGWGVMNQVAIKEAASIRYPMDRFIGVWWSGSENDVLPSGMAANGYKSLAFHAAGADFPLHKDILKYVYDRGKAVDPGFRDRVGEVLYNRGLIAAVWAAEAIRTAMRIHGTKNVTAAMVRDGFENLEVSEQRLAELGLPGFTFGIKISCANHRGAGKAAVQQWDARAKKWKIVSKYYSPLEDVVWPLIEEDSMNYAKEHGITPRDCK, translated from the coding sequence ATGAAGCTGAAGACGCTCCTGGGGGGTGCCCTGGCGGCGGCCGTGCTCACGGGCACGGCCTCGGCCGAGCTGGTGATCCCCACGCTGGACTACCGCACCGGGCCCTACGCCCCCAATGGCATCCCCTTCGCCAACGGCTACAGCGACTACTTCACGCTGCTCAACGAGCGCGACGGCGGCATCGAGGGCGTCAAGATCCGCCTCGAGCCCTGCGAGACGGCCTACAACACGCAGAAGGGCGTGGAGTGCTACGAGAAGACCAAGAACGTCGGCTCCGGCGCCCTCGTCTACCAGCCGCTCTCCACCGGCATCACCTACCAGCTCATCCCCAAGGTCACCGAGGACCGCATCCCGATGCACACCATGGGCTACGGGCGCACCTCGGCGGCCAACGGGCGCATCTTCGAGTGGGTCTTCAACTTCCCGCTCACCTACTGGGACGGCGCCACCATCGCGATCCAGTACATCGCCGACCAGGAGGGCGGCTTCGACCGCCTGCGCGGCAAGAAGATCGCCCTGGTCTATCACAACTCGGCCTACGGCAAGGAGCCCATCCGCACCCTCGAGGTGATGGCGGAGAAGTTCGGCTACAAGCTGCTGCTGCTGCCGGTGGACCATCCGGGGCAGGAGCAGAAGGCCACCTGGCTGCAGATCCGCCGCGAGCGGCCCGACTGGGTCCTGATGTGGGGCTGGGGCGTGATGAACCAGGTCGCGATCAAGGAGGCGGCCTCCATCCGCTATCCGATGGACCGCTTCATCGGGGTCTGGTGGTCGGGCTCGGAGAACGACGTCCTGCCGTCGGGGATGGCGGCCAACGGCTACAAGTCGCTGGCCTTCCACGCCGCGGGGGCGGACTTCCCGCTGCACAAGGACATCCTCAAGTACGTCTATGACCGCGGCAAGGCGGTGGATCCGGGCTTCCGCGACCGCGTCGGCGAGGTCCTCTACAACCGCGGTCTGATCGCCGCGGTGTGGGCGGCCGAGGCGATCCGCACCGCGATGCGGATCCACGGCACCAAGAACGTCACCGCGGCCATGGTGCGTGACGGCTTCGAGAACCTCGAGGTGAGCGAGCAGCGCCTGGCGGAGCTGGGGCTGCCGGGCTTCACTTTCGGGATCAAGATCAGCTGCGCCAACCATCGCGGCGCCGGCAAGGCCGCCGTCCAGCAGTGGGACGCCAGGGCCAAGAAGTGGAAGATCGTGAGCAAGTACTACAGCCCGCTGGAGGACGTGGTCTGGCCGCTCATCGAGGAGGACTCGATGAACTACGCCAAGGAGCACGGCATCACGCCGCGCGACTGCAAGTGA
- a CDS encoding ABC transporter ATP-binding protein — protein sequence MAEPARQEAAAAAAEPILSVNNIEVIYDHVILVLKGVSLEVPKGGIVALLGANGAGKTTTLKAISNLLRAERGEVTKGSIVFEGEEVTHLTPYELVRRGCIQVMEGRHCFEHLTVEENLLTGAYTRRASRAEIRRDLEMVYHYFPRLKERRNAQAGYTSGGEQQMTAIGRALMARPRMILLDEPSMGLAPQLVQEIFEIVHRLNVEEGVSFLLAEQNTAVALRYASYGYILETGRVVLDGDAATLSENEDVKEFYLGISGGERKSFRDVKHYRRRKRWLS from the coding sequence ATGGCCGAACCCGCACGCCAGGAGGCGGCCGCCGCCGCGGCCGAGCCCATCCTCTCCGTCAACAACATCGAGGTCATCTACGACCACGTGATCCTGGTCCTCAAGGGCGTCTCCCTGGAGGTGCCCAAGGGCGGCATCGTCGCCCTCCTGGGCGCCAACGGCGCCGGCAAGACGACGACGCTGAAGGCGATCTCGAACCTGCTGCGGGCCGAGCGCGGCGAGGTCACCAAGGGCAGCATCGTCTTCGAGGGCGAGGAGGTGACGCACCTCACCCCCTACGAGCTGGTGCGCCGCGGCTGCATCCAGGTCATGGAGGGGCGGCACTGCTTCGAGCACCTCACGGTGGAGGAGAACCTCCTCACCGGCGCCTACACCCGGCGCGCAAGCCGCGCCGAGATCCGCCGCGACCTGGAGATGGTCTATCACTACTTCCCGCGCCTGAAGGAGCGGCGCAACGCCCAGGCCGGCTACACCTCGGGCGGCGAGCAGCAGATGACCGCCATCGGGCGTGCGCTCATGGCGCGCCCGCGCATGATCCTCCTCGACGAGCCCTCCATGGGGCTTGCGCCGCAGCTCGTGCAGGAGATCTTCGAGATCGTGCACCGGCTCAACGTGGAGGAGGGGGTGAGCTTCCTGCTCGCCGAGCAGAACACCGCCGTCGCCCTGAGGTACGCAAGCTACGGCTACATCCTGGAGACGGGGCGGGTGGTGCTGGACGGCGACGCCGCCACCCTCTCGGAGAACGAGGACGTCAAGGAGTTCTACCTCGGCATCAGCGGCGGCGAGCGCAAGAGCTTCCGCGACGTCAAGCACTACCGCCGGCGCAAGCGCTGGCTGAGCTGA
- a CDS encoding phenylacetate--CoA ligase family protein, whose product MREHYDELETRDPEVRERGLFSALPGLIAAARERAPAWARILAGVDPAEVTDRAALARLPVTRKSALLAMQREALPFGGLTTVAPGELARIFASPGPIYDPEGRRPDYWRMGRALFAAGFRRGEVIQNCFSYHMTPAGSMLEGGAAALGCAVIPAGVGQTELQAQVMAEVRPDGYVGTPSFLKIILEKADELGRDCSSVRKALVSAEPFPPSLRQYFAGRGITARQCYATADVGLIAYESEAEEGLIVDEGILLEIVRPGTGDPVAEGEVGEVVVTVLNPEYPLIRFGTGDLSAVMPGPSPCGRTNVRIRGWMGRADQTTKVRGMFVRPEQVAEIVRRHPEIRRARLVVDRDDVRDTMVLRCEVAGAPEGLAEAVAATIQAVTKLRGEVELVPPGSLPNDGKVIDDVRKFD is encoded by the coding sequence ATGCGCGAGCACTACGACGAGCTGGAGACACGGGATCCCGAGGTACGCGAGCGCGGGCTCTTCTCCGCCCTGCCGGGGCTCATCGCCGCCGCCAGGGAGCGCGCGCCGGCCTGGGCGCGCATCCTCGCCGGGGTGGATCCCGCCGAGGTCACCGACCGCGCGGCGCTCGCCCGCCTGCCGGTGACGCGCAAGTCCGCGCTGCTCGCGATGCAGCGCGAGGCGCTGCCCTTCGGCGGCCTCACCACCGTGGCCCCCGGGGAGCTGGCCAGGATCTTCGCCTCGCCGGGCCCCATCTACGACCCGGAGGGGCGCCGCCCGGACTACTGGCGCATGGGCCGGGCGCTCTTCGCCGCCGGCTTCCGCCGCGGCGAGGTGATCCAGAACTGCTTCTCCTACCACATGACCCCCGCGGGCTCCATGCTCGAGGGGGGCGCGGCGGCCCTCGGCTGCGCCGTCATCCCGGCCGGCGTGGGCCAGACCGAGCTGCAGGCCCAGGTGATGGCGGAGGTGCGCCCCGACGGCTACGTGGGCACGCCCTCCTTCCTCAAGATCATCCTCGAGAAGGCCGACGAGCTCGGCCGCGACTGCTCCAGCGTGCGCAAGGCGCTGGTCTCGGCCGAGCCCTTCCCGCCGAGCCTGCGCCAGTACTTCGCCGGCCGCGGCATCACCGCGCGGCAGTGCTACGCCACCGCCGACGTGGGGCTCATCGCCTACGAGTCCGAGGCCGAGGAGGGGCTCATCGTCGACGAGGGGATCCTCCTCGAGATCGTGCGCCCCGGCACCGGCGATCCGGTGGCCGAGGGCGAGGTGGGCGAGGTGGTGGTGACCGTCCTCAACCCGGAGTATCCCCTGATCCGCTTCGGCACCGGCGACCTCTCGGCGGTGATGCCGGGGCCGAGCCCCTGCGGGCGCACCAACGTGCGCATCCGCGGCTGGATGGGGCGTGCCGACCAGACCACCAAGGTGCGGGGCATGTTCGTGCGTCCCGAGCAGGTGGCGGAGATCGTCCGCCGCCATCCGGAGATCCGCCGCGCCCGCCTCGTGGTGGACCGCGACGACGTGCGCGACACCATGGTGCTGCGCTGCGAGGTGGCGGGCGCGCCGGAGGGTCTTGCCGAGGCCGTGGCCGCCACCATCCAGGCGGTGACCAAGCTGCGCGGCGAGGTGGAGCTGGTCCCGCCGGGCAGCCTCCCCAACGACGGCAAGGTGATCGACGATGTGCGCAAGTTCGACTGA
- a CDS encoding peroxidase-related enzyme → MCASSTEAPAGREGRISRFPVPRLEDLPEDIRARIEAVQAKAGFIPNVFLALAHRPDEFRAFFAYHDALMLKEGGLSKAEREMIVVATSAANQCHYCVIAHGAILRVYAKDPLIADQVAINYRKADITPRQRAMLDFALKVALRAHEIGDEDYARLRAHGFSDEDIWDIGAIAAFFGLSNRMANLIDMRPNDEFYLLGRLPRDGG, encoded by the coding sequence ATGTGCGCAAGTTCGACTGAGGCCCCCGCGGGGCGGGAAGGGCGCATCAGCCGCTTCCCGGTGCCGCGCCTCGAGGACCTGCCCGAGGACATCCGCGCCCGCATCGAGGCGGTGCAGGCCAAGGCCGGGTTCATCCCCAACGTGTTCCTGGCGCTGGCGCACCGGCCGGACGAGTTCCGCGCCTTCTTCGCCTATCACGACGCGCTCATGCTCAAGGAGGGGGGGCTGAGCAAGGCCGAGCGCGAGATGATCGTCGTCGCCACCAGCGCGGCCAACCAGTGCCACTACTGCGTCATCGCCCACGGCGCGATCCTGCGCGTCTACGCCAAGGATCCCCTCATCGCCGACCAGGTGGCCATCAACTACCGCAAGGCCGACATCACGCCCCGCCAGCGCGCGATGCTGGACTTCGCCCTCAAGGTGGCGCTGCGCGCCCACGAGATCGGCGACGAGGACTACGCGCGCCTGCGCGCCCACGGCTTCAGCGACGAGGACATCTGGGACATCGGCGCCATCGCCGCCTTCTTCGGCCTCTCCAACCGCATGGCGAACCTCATCGACATGCGGCCCAACGACGAGTTCTACCTCCTCGGCCGCCTGCCCCGCGACGGGGGCTGA